In the genome of Desulfovibrio desulfuricans, one region contains:
- a CDS encoding ABC transporter ATP-binding protein encodes MLNQPAPEQSSAPVLLRLEDVSRVFDIKRGLFGDRSSLVAVDHVSLSLAKGASLGLVGESGCGKSTLGRMACGLLTPSQGQVLLDGRPLPPAGADSWAAGRIQMVFQDPFSSLNPRLSVGSSVAEPLAARNIPRAERTAKAEDMLATVGLAGMGNRYPHEFSGGQRQRIAVARALITRPDVVVCDEPVSALDASVQAQTLNLLRDVQEHFGPAYLFISHDLAVVGFLCRHILVMYLGQIVEEGPTEAIFDGAGHPYTQALMAAMPTGKRRGELIPALEGELPSPLAPPAGCRFHPRCPKAQDICRHEAPQWKELGSGWRVRCWLA; translated from the coding sequence ATGCTGAACCAACCTGCGCCGGAACAATCTTCTGCCCCCGTCCTGCTGCGGCTGGAGGACGTTTCGCGCGTGTTTGACATCAAGCGCGGTCTGTTTGGCGACAGGAGTTCGCTTGTCGCCGTTGACCACGTAAGCCTGAGCCTCGCCAAGGGCGCAAGCCTCGGCCTTGTGGGCGAATCTGGCTGCGGCAAATCCACACTTGGACGGATGGCCTGCGGCCTGCTGACCCCCTCGCAGGGGCAGGTGCTGCTTGACGGCCGCCCCCTGCCTCCGGCCGGGGCCGACAGCTGGGCAGCCGGGCGCATACAGATGGTCTTTCAGGATCCTTTTTCCTCCCTCAATCCCCGCCTCTCTGTGGGCAGCTCGGTGGCGGAACCTCTGGCAGCCCGCAACATCCCCCGTGCAGAGCGCACTGCCAAGGCCGAGGACATGCTGGCGACCGTGGGCCTTGCGGGCATGGGCAACCGGTACCCTCACGAATTTTCGGGCGGCCAGCGCCAGCGCATAGCCGTGGCCCGGGCCCTCATCACCCGGCCCGACGTTGTTGTATGCGACGAGCCGGTCTCCGCCCTTGATGCCTCTGTGCAGGCGCAGACCCTCAACCTGCTGCGCGACGTGCAGGAGCACTTTGGCCCCGCCTATCTCTTTATCTCGCATGATCTCGCGGTGGTGGGCTTTTTGTGCCGCCATATTCTGGTCATGTATCTGGGACAAATCGTGGAAGAAGGCCCCACCGAAGCCATCTTTGACGGCGCGGGCCACCCCTACACGCAGGCCCTCATGGCAGCCATGCCCACAGGCAAACGGCGCGGCGAGCTCATTCCCGCTCTGGAAGGCGAGCTGCCAAGCCCCCTCGCGCCGCCCGCGGGTTGCCGTTTTCATCCGCGCTGCCCCAAGGCTCAGGATATTTGTCGCCATGAAGCCCCGCAGTGGAAGGAGCTTGGCTCCGGCTGGCGGGTGAGGTGTTGGTTGGCGTAG
- the cobT gene encoding nicotinate-nucleotide--dimethylbenzimidazole phosphoribosyltransferase has product MNTTQSNLLELILPGLSIAPLLEKDLDAAQTHLDDLTKPQGSLGRLEDLAQKLYAMSGGQTPISVSPAIMLTVAGDHGVADQGVSPFPKAVTRQMVQNFFNNGAAVNVLCCTSGMDLRVVDAGCDGGPYEPHAILIERRLGDGTADMSQGPAMSRETCLKGLRMGVELAQQLADEGYRCLGVGEMGIANSTSGTALYCALLHLHPEQITGPGAGANADMVHHKTGIVRKALEVNEPMLRDGDPISTLAALGGFEIVEMAGLMLGAASRRLPVLVDGFICSAAYVAALHICPQLADYAVLSHASAEPGHVRALRRLTGGDTRNTPLLHLNMRLGEGTGGAVAYHLLRCAAAVYNGMATFSSAGVAEKTC; this is encoded by the coding sequence ATGAATACCACCCAATCCAACCTGCTGGAACTGATCTTGCCCGGTCTGAGCATCGCCCCCCTGCTTGAAAAAGATCTGGACGCCGCCCAGACCCATCTGGACGATCTCACCAAGCCCCAGGGCAGTCTTGGCCGCCTTGAAGACCTCGCCCAAAAGCTCTATGCCATGAGCGGCGGGCAAACGCCCATCAGCGTCAGCCCGGCCATCATGCTGACGGTTGCGGGCGACCACGGCGTGGCAGATCAGGGGGTTTCGCCCTTTCCCAAGGCCGTGACCCGGCAGATGGTGCAAAACTTTTTTAACAACGGCGCGGCGGTCAATGTTTTGTGCTGCACTTCGGGAATGGATTTGCGCGTGGTAGACGCAGGCTGCGACGGCGGTCCCTATGAACCGCACGCCATCCTGATCGAGCGCCGCCTTGGCGACGGCACGGCCGACATGAGCCAGGGCCCGGCCATGAGCCGCGAAACCTGCCTCAAGGGCCTGCGCATGGGCGTTGAGCTGGCGCAACAGCTTGCCGACGAGGGCTACCGCTGCCTTGGCGTGGGTGAAATGGGCATTGCCAACAGCACTTCGGGCACGGCCCTGTACTGCGCCCTGCTGCACCTTCACCCCGAGCAGATTACCGGCCCCGGAGCAGGCGCCAATGCCGACATGGTGCACCACAAAACCGGCATTGTGCGCAAGGCGCTGGAAGTTAACGAGCCCATGCTGCGCGACGGCGACCCCATAAGCACGCTGGCTGCCCTGGGCGGGTTTGAAATAGTTGAAATGGCCGGGCTCATGCTTGGCGCCGCCTCGCGCCGCCTGCCCGTGCTGGTTGACGGCTTTATCTGCAGCGCGGCCTACGTGGCGGCCCTGCATATCTGCCCCCAGCTGGCGGACTACGCCGTGCTTTCGCATGCCTCGGCAGAGCCGGGTCACGTGCGCGCCCTGCGCAGGCTGACCGGCGGAGACACCCGCAACACCCCCCTGCTGCACCTGAACATGCGCCTGGGCGAAGGCACGGGAGGCGCTGTGGCCTACCATCTGCTGCGCTGCGCCGCCGCCGTGTACAACGGCATGGCCACCTTCAGCTCTGCGGGCGTGGCGGAAAAAACATGCTGA
- a CDS encoding trypsin-like peptidase domain-containing protein, translating to MKTIPNHIRNGYARPRPLRAAAAELEGGFAIRLLFLALAAALLLCLPGRAGAVAPDSPRMTPVVRAVQSVAPAVVNITSTHIIEGQRISPLEQFFGPGFPGFPGFEVPGSRSVKQKRVSLGSGVIVDGDKGLVLTNAHVIAGGDEVMVHLLDGREFSASVKGADPDFDIAVLQIRGASKLPAVKLGDSSDIMPGETVIAIGNPFGFNHTVTTGVVSALGRTIRNKGGAFTDLVQTDAAINPGNSGGPLLNIEGVLIGINTAVDARAEGIGFAIPINKARRVMHDLMSAGRVAPLWLGLDLQDVDGRTAMALGLRDAGGVLVTAVFPGSPAARAGIAAGDILESINASPVRDRRDYLDILRNQTAGTALRLQLLREGGPVRIEATPEPFGDAEARALLERRWAFSAAQTAQGVVVRQARAEGPAAFLRQGDRITAVGSAEIRTMDDFLQAFRRERMSGQVLLQVVRNGKGYYARLVP from the coding sequence ATGAAGACCATACCCAACCATATACGCAATGGATATGCCCGGCCCCGCCCCCTGCGGGCCGCTGCGGCAGAGTTGGAGGGCGGGTTTGCCATCCGCCTGCTGTTTTTGGCGCTGGCAGCGGCCCTGCTGCTGTGTCTGCCCGGCAGGGCCGGGGCCGTTGCGCCCGACAGCCCTCGCATGACTCCCGTGGTGCGGGCTGTGCAGTCGGTTGCCCCGGCTGTTGTAAATATAACAAGCACCCATATTATTGAAGGGCAGAGAATTTCACCCCTGGAGCAGTTTTTTGGTCCGGGGTTTCCCGGCTTCCCCGGTTTTGAAGTGCCGGGATCGCGCAGCGTCAAGCAAAAGCGCGTCAGCCTGGGTTCGGGGGTTATTGTCGATGGCGACAAAGGCCTTGTGCTCACCAACGCGCACGTGATCGCCGGCGGCGACGAAGTAATGGTGCATTTGCTGGACGGCAGGGAATTTTCTGCGTCCGTCAAGGGTGCAGACCCCGATTTTGACATAGCCGTGCTGCAGATCAGGGGCGCATCCAAACTGCCTGCGGTAAAACTGGGCGATTCGAGCGACATTATGCCCGGCGAAACCGTCATCGCCATAGGCAATCCTTTTGGTTTTAACCATACGGTGACCACGGGCGTGGTGTCCGCGCTCGGGCGCACCATCCGCAACAAGGGCGGCGCGTTTACCGATCTTGTGCAGACAGACGCCGCCATCAACCCCGGCAACAGCGGCGGCCCGCTGCTAAATATCGAGGGCGTGCTCATCGGCATCAATACGGCGGTGGACGCCCGGGCCGAGGGCATCGGTTTTGCCATCCCCATCAACAAGGCCCGCCGGGTCATGCACGACCTCATGAGCGCGGGGCGGGTGGCCCCCCTGTGGCTTGGGCTTGACCTGCAGGACGTGGACGGGCGCACAGCCATGGCCCTGGGCCTCAGGGACGCGGGCGGCGTGCTGGTTACGGCGGTGTTTCCCGGTTCGCCCGCTGCCAGGGCGGGTATTGCGGCGGGCGATATACTTGAGAGCATCAATGCCTCGCCCGTGCGCGACCGGCGTGATTATCTCGACATATTGCGCAACCAGACGGCGGGTACGGCCCTGCGGCTGCAGCTGCTGCGCGAGGGCGGCCCGGTGCGTATCGAGGCGACGCCAGAACCCTTTGGCGATGCGGAGGCCCGCGCTTTGCTTGAGCGCAGGTGGGCATTCAGCGCCGCGCAGACCGCGCAGGGCGTGGTGGTGCGTCAGGCGCGCGCCGAAGGCCCCGCAGCGTTTCTGCGCCAGGGCGACCGCATAACGGCGGTGGGCTCTGCGGAAATACGCACCATGGACGATTTTTTACAGGCTTTCAGGCGCGAGCGCATGTCCGGGCAGGTTTTGCTGCAGGTTGTGCGCAACGGCAAGGGGTATTACGCGCGGCTGGTTCCATAA
- a CDS encoding ferredoxin → MGYNVNVDTDKCVGCGECVDVCPVEVYEIKDGKSEPVNAEECLGCESCVEVCEVSAITVEEN, encoded by the coding sequence ATGGGTTATAATGTTAATGTCGACACCGACAAGTGCGTGGGCTGTGGCGAATGCGTGGACGTGTGCCCTGTTGAAGTTTACGAAATCAAGGACGGCAAGTCCGAACCCGTGAACGCCGAAGAATGCCTGGGCTGCGAATCCTGCGTGGAAGTTTGCGAAGTCAGCGCCATCACCGTTGAAGAAAACTAG
- a CDS encoding YkgJ family cysteine cluster protein — protein MIPDLSSIFTRYEALRAEVDDLFGRVRGAFPQCVVCKEGCSDCCHALFDLSLVEAIYINRAFESSFGYGPQRSGILERASELDRRATRIKRELYRAEKDGESPEAIMERAAQVKLRCPLLDDNDQCLLYHARPITCRVYGVPTAIAGQGHVCGFSAFEKGKPYPTIHMDKIQNRLEDLSRDVATTVQSRFKELHEVYVPLSMALLTRYDEAYLGIGPAKKEEA, from the coding sequence ATGATCCCTGATCTGAGTTCTATTTTTACCCGCTATGAAGCATTGCGGGCCGAAGTTGACGACCTTTTCGGCAGGGTGCGCGGGGCTTTTCCCCAGTGCGTAGTCTGCAAGGAAGGCTGCAGCGATTGCTGTCATGCGCTTTTTGATCTTTCGCTTGTCGAAGCCATATATATCAACAGGGCTTTTGAGTCCTCCTTTGGGTACGGGCCGCAGCGTTCCGGCATTCTCGAGCGGGCCTCCGAGCTTGACCGCCGCGCCACGCGCATCAAGCGCGAGCTGTACCGGGCGGAAAAAGACGGCGAAAGCCCCGAGGCCATCATGGAGCGCGCCGCGCAGGTCAAGCTGCGCTGCCCTCTGCTGGACGACAACGACCAATGCCTGCTGTACCACGCCCGGCCCATCACCTGCCGCGTGTACGGCGTGCCCACGGCCATTGCCGGGCAGGGGCATGTGTGCGGCTTTTCGGCTTTTGAAAAAGGCAAGCCATACCCCACCATCCATATGGACAAGATCCAGAACAGGCTTGAAGACCTGAGCAGGGATGTGGCCACCACCGTGCAGAGCCGTTTTAAAGAATTGCACGAGGTGTACGTGCCTTTGTCCATGGCTTTGCTGACCCGCTACGATGAGGCCTATCTGGGTATTGGCCCGGCCAAGAAAGAAGAGGCCTGA
- a CDS encoding tetratricopeptide repeat protein, whose amino-acid sequence MKARYDDLDEYIADLKAEIAQNEQCATHYYNLGLALLTKRDFVAAEEALLNAVRNSPHLAEAYVQLGGICLERGDLDGCLRYNEEAANCRAKFPVPWSNIAFVHLQRGEPDKAITALNKALKWDPNFVQAKNALSTAHYMKGDFAACEATCKDVIKQQPGFAPAWNNLALAQFEMGQYADAAESAKKAQALGFEVPEGFVEELKTKGAA is encoded by the coding sequence ATGAAAGCTCGCTACGATGACCTGGATGAATACATCGCCGACCTCAAGGCAGAGATAGCCCAGAACGAGCAGTGCGCAACGCACTACTACAATCTTGGGCTCGCCCTGCTGACCAAGCGCGACTTTGTGGCCGCCGAAGAGGCGCTGCTCAACGCGGTGCGCAATTCGCCCCACCTGGCGGAAGCCTACGTGCAGCTGGGCGGCATATGTCTTGAACGCGGCGACCTTGACGGCTGCCTGCGCTACAACGAAGAAGCCGCCAACTGCCGCGCCAAGTTCCCCGTGCCGTGGAGCAACATCGCCTTTGTGCACCTGCAGCGCGGCGAGCCCGACAAGGCCATCACCGCCCTGAACAAGGCCCTCAAGTGGGACCCCAATTTTGTGCAGGCTAAAAACGCCCTGTCCACCGCCCACTACATGAAGGGCGACTTTGCGGCCTGCGAAGCAACTTGCAAGGACGTGATCAAGCAGCAGCCCGGCTTTGCCCCGGCCTGGAACAACCTTGCCCTGGCCCAGTTTGAAATGGGCCAGTACGCCGATGCTGCGGAATCCGCCAAAAAGGCGCAGGCCCTGGGCTTTGAAGTGCCCGAAGGCTTTGTGGAAGAGCTCAAGACCAAGGGCGCGGCATAG
- a CDS encoding YigZ family protein, with product MTRYAVPDVAPQHPHCTELVIRRSRFFTQCAHTPDPASARAFIEQIRRRHADATHNCWAYASGAPGDTAQIGSSDDGEPHGTAGRPMLQIVLHSGIGELCVVVSRWFGGVKLGTGGLVRAYQDCVRENLASLAVRQRVPESSLSLTVGYAHLDALRRMLPTFEARLESEDYQADARLRLRLPAEHIEAFTAALAGVSNGAAQCRVLTDEEAD from the coding sequence ATGACCCGATATGCCGTGCCCGATGTTGCCCCGCAGCATCCGCACTGCACAGAGCTTGTCATCCGGCGCAGCCGTTTTTTTACCCAGTGCGCTCACACGCCAGACCCCGCAAGCGCACGCGCCTTTATTGAGCAGATACGGCGTCGGCACGCCGATGCAACGCACAACTGCTGGGCATACGCCTCTGGCGCGCCGGGGGATACGGCGCAGATAGGCTCGTCTGACGACGGCGAGCCCCACGGCACCGCTGGCAGGCCCATGTTGCAGATTGTGCTGCACAGCGGCATTGGCGAACTGTGCGTGGTCGTGAGCCGCTGGTTTGGCGGCGTAAAACTGGGCACTGGCGGCTTGGTGCGGGCGTATCAGGACTGCGTGCGCGAAAACCTGGCCAGCCTGGCCGTGCGACAGCGCGTGCCGGAAAGCAGCCTGAGCCTTACCGTGGGCTATGCGCACCTGGATGCCCTGCGCCGCATGTTGCCCACCTTTGAAGCCAGGCTTGAAAGCGAAGACTATCAGGCAGACGCCCGCCTGCGGCTGCGCCTGCCTGCGGAGCATATCGAGGCCTTTACTGCAGCGCTCGCTGGCGTAAGCAACGGCGCGGCCCAGTGCCGTGTGCTTACGGATGAAGAGGCTGACTGA
- a CDS encoding cupin domain-containing protein — protein MNAQEIISHFGMRPHPEGGFFRRTYEAPQILSVDEMPCGFMGPRPVSTAILFLLEQGHYSRLHRIRQDELWHFYMGGPLRLACIDTHGYPREVMLGQDILAGQHVQFTVPGGCWFGATPAPGTQFTLVGCTVSPGFDMEDLRLGQPEELTLRYPMAKDCIREFCPPLNDAQREACRRCGDDE, from the coding sequence ATGAACGCCCAAGAAATCATATCCCATTTCGGCATGCGTCCCCACCCCGAAGGGGGGTTCTTTCGTCGCACCTATGAAGCCCCGCAAATTCTTTCGGTGGATGAAATGCCTTGCGGGTTTATGGGGCCTCGCCCTGTTTCCACCGCCATACTTTTTTTGCTCGAACAGGGGCATTATTCGCGTCTGCACCGCATACGCCAGGACGAACTGTGGCACTTTTACATGGGCGGCCCCCTGCGCCTTGCCTGCATAGATACGCACGGGTATCCGCGCGAGGTAATGCTGGGGCAGGATATCCTTGCCGGTCAGCACGTGCAGTTTACCGTTCCCGGCGGGTGCTGGTTCGGCGCAACCCCTGCGCCCGGCACGCAGTTTACCCTGGTGGGCTGCACCGTATCGCCGGGTTTTGACATGGAAGACCTGCGCCTTGGCCAGCCCGAAGAGCTGACCCTGCGCTATCCCATGGCCAAGGACTGCATCCGCGAATTTTGTCCCCCGTTGAACGATGCACAGCGCGAGGCATGCAGAAGGTGCGGTGACGACGAATGA
- a CDS encoding rubrerythrin family protein: MSTTQENLMAAFAGESQANRKYLAFAASADKEGMHQVAKLFRAAAAAETVHAHAHLKNAGKIGNTVANLKSAIEGETYEFTTMYPDMIKQAQAEGQAAVAKYFDFANQVEEIHASLYKKALENPAGLPATDYYVCKVCGYTHEGPCDACPVCGGGAAAFFKVEG, from the coding sequence ATGAGCACCACCCAGGAAAATCTCATGGCCGCTTTTGCGGGCGAATCTCAGGCCAACCGTAAATATCTTGCATTTGCCGCCTCTGCCGATAAAGAAGGCATGCATCAGGTTGCCAAGCTGTTTCGCGCTGCTGCTGCGGCCGAGACCGTTCACGCCCATGCCCACCTGAAAAACGCCGGCAAAATCGGCAACACAGTGGCCAACCTCAAGTCGGCCATTGAGGGCGAAACCTACGAATTCACCACCATGTACCCCGATATGATCAAGCAGGCCCAGGCCGAAGGTCAGGCTGCCGTCGCCAAGTACTTTGACTTTGCCAACCAGGTGGAAGAAATCCACGCCAGCCTGTACAAAAAGGCTCTGGAAAATCCCGCCGGTCTGCCCGCCACCGATTATTATGTGTGCAAGGTCTGCGGCTATACGCACGAGGGCCCTTGCGATGCATGTCCCGTATGCGGCGGCGGCGCGGCTGCCTTTTTTAAGGTTGAAGGCTAG
- a CDS encoding S41 family peptidase, which produces MRLLVRLCVLVLLLAVGGMVAAPGAPQCAEKKETSKEAPNKFDALKRFSQVLDLVERYYVRDVTQGDLINGAVKGMLQGLDPHSTFMNADEYKEMQETTSGEFFGIGIEISMENGQVTVVTPIEDTPAYRAGLKPGDIILSINGQPAQELSLQEVVSRIRGPKGSDVELAILHSDAKTPQTVRIVRDAIPLISVKSKKLDDGFYWIRLTRFSERTTEELRDALKAADKETKNSGGIKGIVLDLRNNPGGLLDQAVSVSDTFLDKGVIVSIKGRRDNTDRVYEAKKQSDDVHAPMVVLINAGSASASEIVAGALRDQKRALTVGERSFGKGSVQNIIPLSDGSGLKLTVALYYTPSGSSIQAEGIVPDVEVPFEAPRTDDKDNARLMVREQDLNRHLENGKDKKSSKAKSGKEETAEQLARDNQLRMALQMVKSLPKMREIRN; this is translated from the coding sequence ATGCGTCTTCTTGTCCGTCTTTGTGTTCTCGTGCTTCTGCTTGCCGTGGGCGGCATGGTTGCCGCGCCGGGTGCGCCCCAGTGCGCCGAAAAAAAAGAAACGTCCAAGGAAGCCCCCAATAAGTTTGATGCGCTCAAGCGCTTCAGCCAGGTGCTTGATCTGGTTGAGCGTTATTACGTGCGCGATGTGACGCAGGGCGACCTTATCAACGGCGCGGTAAAGGGCATGCTTCAGGGCCTTGACCCGCACTCCACCTTTATGAACGCCGATGAATACAAGGAAATGCAGGAGACGACCTCTGGCGAATTCTTTGGCATCGGCATCGAAATTTCGATGGAAAACGGTCAGGTTACCGTGGTGACCCCCATTGAAGACACCCCCGCCTACAGGGCCGGGCTCAAGCCGGGCGACATCATCCTGTCCATCAACGGTCAGCCCGCGCAGGAGCTCTCGCTGCAGGAAGTTGTCTCGCGTATTCGCGGCCCCAAGGGCTCCGACGTGGAGTTGGCCATTCTGCACAGCGACGCCAAGACCCCCCAGACCGTGCGCATCGTGCGCGACGCCATCCCGCTTATCAGCGTCAAGTCCAAAAAGCTTGATGACGGCTTTTACTGGATACGCCTCACGCGGTTTTCTGAACGCACCACCGAAGAGCTGAGGGACGCCCTCAAGGCTGCGGATAAAGAAACCAAAAATTCCGGCGGCATCAAGGGCATTGTACTTGATCTGCGCAACAACCCCGGCGGGCTGCTTGACCAGGCTGTGAGCGTTTCCGACACGTTTTTGGACAAGGGCGTTATCGTCTCCATCAAAGGACGGCGCGACAACACCGACCGCGTATACGAGGCCAAAAAGCAGAGCGACGACGTCCACGCCCCCATGGTGGTGCTGATCAACGCCGGCTCCGCCTCCGCCTCTGAAATCGTGGCGGGCGCTCTGCGCGACCAGAAGCGCGCCCTCACTGTGGGCGAGCGCTCGTTTGGCAAGGGCTCGGTGCAGAACATCATTCCGCTTTCCGACGGCTCGGGCCTCAAGCTTACGGTTGCCCTGTACTACACGCCCAGCGGCAGCTCCATTCAGGCCGAGGGGATCGTGCCCGATGTGGAAGTGCCTTTTGAGGCTCCGCGCACAGACGACAAGGACAACGCCCGTCTGATGGTGCGCGAGCAGGATCTGAACCGCCACCTTGAAAACGGCAAGGACAAAAAGTCTTCCAAGGCCAAAAGCGGCAAGGAAGAAACCGCCGAGCAGCTCGCGCGCGACAACCAGTTGCGCATGGCCCTGCAGATGGTCAAAAGCCTGCCCAAGATGCGGGAAATCAGAAACTAA
- a CDS encoding divergent polysaccharide deacetylase family protein, producing MRDTKLSDSPSARPLRPAEGLSASGQLAIGGVLWLVLSFALSCWVYWRSLGADPQPQPLSGVAQPVSVHAPGLAASHAAGPFFDRALALQTVDALVAHLLPLALPEAQWQLAAPPYGSGDRTGQNPYVQAAASPAAETSALPPATDTLAATGPAAAPGDDSLRQYVVSGPCAPLRLGLALLEGLRARQDALQSAGARASVRWSPQATLEVLLNNSVCCVFAFPGREGQLADLAQPLPAAALAVIIDDMGQKTAAADEAAALLFPVTFAIWPKAPHAAETADIAASRRLDCLLHQPMEALPRADHRRPDPGPGALLTSMSAQQIRAVVEDNLRAVPTVIGLNNHMGSAFTGDISLCEVLAGMLGERGLAVIDSVTRPDPQLAVAARRAGLVALARDVFLDTRRDAAAISLALDAAAARARAHGMAVAIGHPHPETLRALRDWQDKDGVAVVPLRRIIWKLAQDSAAIAGSPYPPHINMEKE from the coding sequence TTGCGCGACACAAAGTTATCAGACAGCCCTTCGGCCAGACCCTTGCGGCCCGCCGAAGGGCTGTCTGCGTCTGGGCAGCTGGCTATTGGCGGCGTGCTGTGGCTCGTGCTCAGCTTCGCATTGTCCTGCTGGGTGTACTGGCGGTCGCTGGGGGCAGACCCGCAGCCGCAGCCTTTGTCCGGCGTCGCGCAGCCCGTGTCCGTGCACGCGCCGGGGCTTGCGGCTTCGCATGCTGCCGGGCCGTTTTTTGACAGGGCCCTGGCGCTGCAAACCGTTGACGCCCTGGTGGCGCACCTTTTGCCTCTCGCATTGCCCGAGGCCCAATGGCAGCTGGCAGCGCCGCCGTACGGCAGCGGCGACAGGACGGGGCAAAACCCGTATGTCCAGGCTGCGGCGAGCCCGGCAGCAGAGACTTCTGCTCTCCCTCCGGCGACAGATACCCTTGCGGCAACAGGGCCTGCTGCTGCGCCCGGCGACGACAGCCTTCGGCAGTATGTCGTCAGCGGCCCCTGCGCGCCCTTGCGTCTGGGGCTGGCCCTGCTTGAAGGGCTGCGCGCCCGGCAGGATGCCCTGCAAAGCGCCGGTGCGCGGGCTTCAGTGCGCTGGTCGCCACAGGCAACCCTTGAAGTTTTATTGAATAACAGTGTATGTTGCGTGTTCGCCTTTCCGGGGCGTGAGGGGCAGCTGGCCGACCTTGCCCAGCCCTTGCCTGCGGCGGCCCTGGCCGTGATTATCGACGACATGGGGCAGAAAACTGCGGCTGCGGATGAAGCCGCAGCGCTGCTGTTTCCCGTGACGTTCGCCATCTGGCCCAAGGCGCCGCACGCTGCGGAAACAGCTGATATCGCGGCCTCGCGACGGCTTGACTGTCTTTTGCATCAACCCATGGAAGCCCTGCCAAGGGCTGACCACCGGCGGCCCGATCCCGGCCCCGGAGCGCTGCTCACAAGCATGAGCGCGCAGCAGATCAGGGCGGTTGTTGAGGACAACCTGCGGGCGGTGCCCACGGTTATAGGGCTGAACAACCACATGGGATCGGCATTTACGGGCGATATTTCACTGTGCGAGGTTCTGGCGGGCATGCTGGGCGAGCGCGGCCTTGCCGTGATCGACAGCGTTACGCGGCCTGATCCGCAGCTGGCCGTTGCCGCCAGAAGGGCGGGGCTGGTGGCCCTTGCACGCGATGTTTTTCTGGATACGCGCCGCGACGCCGCAGCCATTAGCCTCGCACTTGACGCGGCGGCAGCCCGCGCCCGCGCACACGGCATGGCCGTGGCCATCGGTCACCCTCATCCCGAAACCCTGCGAGCCCTGCGTGACTGGCAGGACAAGGATGGCGTGGCGGTTGTGCCCCTGCGGCGCATTATCTGGAAGCTGGCCCAGGACAGCGCCGCTATTGCGGGCAGTCCTTATCCCCCCCACATCAACATGGAAAAGGAGTAA
- the ndk gene encoding nucleoside-diphosphate kinase, producing MQSTFAIIKPDAVSRNLTGEILAAMEASGLKIVALKRLRLSKTQAAGFYAVHKERPFFDSLTDYMSSGPVVCVVLRGDDAVPRWRALMGATNPAQAEPGTLRHKYGQSLEANAVHGSDAAETAAFEIGYFFSGLEITE from the coding sequence ATGCAATCCACTTTCGCCATTATCAAGCCTGACGCAGTTTCGCGCAATCTGACCGGGGAAATTCTGGCTGCCATGGAAGCTTCCGGCCTCAAAATCGTGGCTCTCAAGCGCTTGCGCCTTTCCAAGACCCAGGCGGCCGGCTTTTATGCCGTGCACAAGGAACGCCCGTTTTTTGACAGCCTGACCGACTATATGTCTTCCGGCCCGGTGGTTTGCGTCGTGCTGCGCGGCGATGACGCCGTTCCCCGCTGGCGTGCCCTCATGGGCGCCACCAACCCGGCCCAGGCCGAGCCCGGAACCCTGCGTCACAAGTATGGCCAAAGCCTGGAAGCCAATGCTGTTCACGGCTCGGACGCCGCTGAAACCGCGGCTTTTGAAATAGGCTACTTCTTCAGCGGCCTGGAAATCACGGAGTAG